The region GACCTGTCCTGTTCGGCCGCGGCTTTTGCGGTCGTACGCAACCATGACGAAGTTTCGAAAAGCGACTGATCAACCGGCTTCTGAACCCGCAATATCAGGTCGCCATGCGTCATATTGCGCGAGCCCTCCCACGCCTTGACCCAAACGCAGGGCATATCGGGCCTTACCTCGCAATGGCCGCCGGCACGGACGCCGCCGCAGGGACCGTTGCGCAACTGCTTGGGGCAGTTCATCGGGCAGGACATGCCGGTCGAAGACAGGATGCATTGTCCGCACATGCGGCAGTCGAACAGAACACCCTTTACTCGTTTTTCGATGAACCCGATTGGCCTTTCGGCGCGTGAATATCCAATCCTCCCCCATAATGGGTGAAGCGTCAGGAAGACTTTGGCGAAAACGCGATACAATCGTTCAAGGCCACGCGAATGACGTACCGACCAAAGGCGTAGCGACCAGCACAGGGGTTGGTGCTTTTGTGGCCAGGGCACCGGAGGCTTGCCGGTATTTGCAGCCGTGATTTGTCTTTGGCGCGTTGCCGGGACAATCGCAATATTCGTTTTGTCGGTCATCCTTTTCCCGCCTGCTGCGATAAGCGCCCTCCGGCGCCCGTGTGAGTGTTCCCGGTCGGGTAGCTGCAACCGCTTTAGCGGCCTTGGCATTATCCCGGCCATCGGGATCGGCCTTTCCCCATATATCCGGAGCATCGCCGCAAGCGTGTTCGTCAGCTTGCCACCGCGCGACGGCGACAGTTCCAAAAGCGACCTGTCATATTTCGGTGCAGGAGGCAGCCCGTGTCAGTGCCGGCCCCAGATCGCCAAGGAAAGTGACGCGCTTCTCGTAATCGAGTTCCAGCATGGCAGCCGCGTTCCTCGCCACCAGCTCCAACCGAGGATTCTCGGTCTGGGCAAGATAGACGACCTTTTGGTAGTTGGCGAAGAAGTCGCGGGCCAGTTCCGGGTGACGGTCGAGGCCAAGGGGCCGGATGAAGAACGCATCGAACTGGCGGCAAAGGAAATCCGTCATGTAAAACGAGGTGGTATCGGCTTCCGCCACTGCCGCAAATGCCTCGGCACCTTGATAGACAGCGAAGCAATGCGGCCCTTCCAGCCGTGCAACACCGTGTTTTTCCAGAACCTTGTCGAGCAAGCCGCCGGTGCCGCAATCGGCGTAGCCGATGAAGATGTGCTCATAGCCTGCTTTCCTGGCCTCGCCGACAGCCGCGTCAACAGCGCCAGGGATGCGCGCCGGATGGAAGTGCAATGAGGCCGGCAGGCATTGCAGGTCGAGATGGATGAGCCCGAGCGCCAACTTCACCGCCAATATCTCGCGCGCCAGCATGCCGCAGGCGATGACGAGAACCTTTTCTGGTGTCGTGCGCTGCATGTACTCTGCCACCCCGGATTACCTTGCGCATTCACGGCCACTGGAATTGGCCGGTGGAAAGCTGGCCATCCGCTCTGTCGTAGACCGGTTGCAGACCTGCGCAAGCGGCTGCATCGTGTCAGCCTGCGTGGATATTGTGTCTGCGCTTCATGAAATCCTTGGCCATTTCGACCGTAATGGCTGCGTCGCGGCAATAGGCGTCGGCGCCGACGGCATTGCCGAAATCCTCGTTAAGTGGTGCGCCACCGACAAGCACGAAGCAATCGTTGCGTATGCCCCTTTCCTTCATCGCATCGATCACCACCTTCATGTAGGGCATGGTCGTTGTCAGCAGCGCTGACATACCCAGGATGTCCGGTTTGTGCTCTTCAATCGCGGCAAGATAGTTTTCCACCGGGTTATTGATGCCGATATCGATGACATCAAAACCGGCACCCTCCATCATCATGCCAACGAGATTCTTGCCGATATCGTGGATATCACCCTTTACGGTTCCGATGACCAGCTTACCTTGCTGGGGTGCGCCGGATTCGGCCAACAGCGGGCGCAGGATATTCATCCCACTTTTCATGGCATTTGCCGAAAGCAGCACTTCGGGAACGAACAGGATGCCATCGCGGAAATCCTCTCCTACGATGCGCATGCCCTCGACCAGAGCCTGGGTCAGCACGTCGTAAGGCGACCAGCCGCGTGCAAGCAGAATATTCGTGCCCTCCTCGACCTCGTCCTTGAGGCCATCGTAAAGGTCGTCGCGCATCTGCTGCACAAGGTCCTCATTGTTGAGATCAGAGAGGTTGAGTGCGTTGTCAGACATCCTGAGACTCCGGAAAGCAATGATGTGCGGGGCAGATATCGGCGAGTTGCCGACTGACCTTCGGCAAGGCTAGCGCGCTATATCATCGCTCCGCTGTCCGATTTGCGACAGCGACTGACGCAGGCAAGCCACTCCACGGTCGCACCTTGAATACAATCCATAGCCAGATGGCGGCTGGCCGTCGGGAACGGGAGGCGGACAATGACGGAAAATGCGACATTGGCAGAAGAAAACGGCAGTCGGCGGGGTCGGGGCGATCGCGGGGGGGCGGCGGCCAGGCGTGCGGCGCGCTCGGGTGCGGGACCGTCCGGGCAACTGACCTATATCAGGCGGAACGTACCGTTTTACGAGGTGCTGGATGACGAGGCACTGGCCTTGATCGAAGCCAATGCCGACACGGTACTGGAAGAGGTTGGCATAGAGTTTCGCGACGATGCAGAGGCGCTGGCGATGTGGAAAGAAGCCGGAGCCGACGTTCGCGGCGAGCGCGTTCACTTTCCCAAGGGCTTGCCGCGCGCACTTCTGAAGACCGCCCCGCCGGTGTTTACCCAACATGCGCGCAATCCCGAACGCTCGGTGCAGATCGGTGGCGGCAGCACCATTTTCGCGCCGGTTTACGGCCCGCCGTTCGTTCGCGATTTGGACGGCAAGCGGCGTTATGCCACGATTGAGGATTTCCACAACTTCGTGAAACTGGCCTACCTTGCCCCGTCGATCCATCATTCCGGCGGCACGGTATGCGAGCCGGTCGATGTTCCCGTCAACAAACGCCATCTCGACATGCTGCTTGCGCATATGACGCTGTCGGACAAGCCATTCATGGGGTCGGTGACCGCGCCCGAGCGCGCGGAGGACACGGTCGCGATGGCC is a window of Paracoccus methylovorus DNA encoding:
- a CDS encoding methylenetetrahydrofolate reductase C-terminal domain-containing protein — encoded protein: MTDKTNIAIVPATRQRQITAANTGKPPVPWPQKHQPLCWSLRLWSVRHSRGLERLYRVFAKVFLTLHPLWGRIGYSRAERPIGFIEKRVKGVLFDCRMCGQCILSSTGMSCPMNCPKQLRNGPCGGVRAGGHCEVRPDMPCVWVKAWEGSRNMTHGDLILRVQKPVDQSLFETSSWLRTTAKAAAEQDRSRMGDTA
- a CDS encoding corrinoid protein, which translates into the protein MSDNALNLSDLNNEDLVQQMRDDLYDGLKDEVEEGTNILLARGWSPYDVLTQALVEGMRIVGEDFRDGILFVPEVLLSANAMKSGMNILRPLLAESGAPQQGKLVIGTVKGDIHDIGKNLVGMMMEGAGFDVIDIGINNPVENYLAAIEEHKPDILGMSALLTTTMPYMKVVIDAMKERGIRNDCFVLVGGAPLNEDFGNAVGADAYCRDAAITVEMAKDFMKRRHNIHAG
- a CDS encoding DUF1638 domain-containing protein, producing MLAREILAVKLALGLIHLDLQCLPASLHFHPARIPGAVDAAVGEARKAGYEHIFIGYADCGTGGLLDKVLEKHGVARLEGPHCFAVYQGAEAFAAVAEADTTSFYMTDFLCRQFDAFFIRPLGLDRHPELARDFFANYQKVVYLAQTENPRLELVARNAAAMLELDYEKRVTFLGDLGPALTRAASCTEI